A window of the Lolium perenne isolate Kyuss_39 chromosome 7, Kyuss_2.0, whole genome shotgun sequence genome harbors these coding sequences:
- the LOC127312921 gene encoding GDSL esterase/lipase At5g55050, giving the protein MAKRIFELVCAAVLVAGVFSSAAEDEMSVKVLYVFGDSLVDVGNNDDLPKEAPKANYPYGMDLPGKPTGRFTNGYNLADIVAQRLGFEMSPQAYRSMWWFERDDVRRCNIGANYASGGSGILDTTGQADKVLTMRTQIQYFKRDTDNMKCYYPVHKKDHLSESLFLLSAGGNDLSAFNGSMGDGPAYVEKMATTYVEHIQALYDLGARMVGILDVPPVGCTPGIRANMSNGECNEGANSLAKGFNNLLRVYLAKAATTNMKGLKYSIASNYNILSDMIANPFIAGFKEVQKACCGGGRFRAERMCSHADTTACTDNHDDYLFWDMLHGTQATYERGVVAFFYGDAPKYAEPINFSTLVKKKTSLVAPKIQMVADE; this is encoded by the exons ATGGCGAAGAGAATTTTTGAGCTGGTCTGCGCCGCCGTGCTCGTCGCCGGGGTCTTCTCCTCGGCGGCAGAGGACGAGATGTCGGTGAAGGTGTTGTACGTGTTCGGGGACTCGCTCGTGGATGTTGGCAACAACGACGACCTGCCAAAGGAGGCGCCCAAGGCGAATTATCCTTATGGCATGGACCTCCCCGGCAAGCCCACCGGTCGCTTCACCAACGGCTACAACCTCGCCGACATCGTTG CACAACGCCTCGGGTTCGAGATGAGCCCACAAGCTTACAGATCCATGTGGTGGTTCGAGCGGGATGACGTGAGACGGTGCAACATCGGTGCCAACTATGCATCCGGTGGTTCAGGCATCCTCGACACCACG GGCCAGGCAGACAAAGTACTGACGATGCGGACACAAATTCAGTATTTCAAAAGAGATACTGACAATATGAAGTGCTACTACCCGGTCCATAAGAAGGATCACCTGTCGGAGTCCTTGTTCCTCCTGAGTGCCGGTGGCAACGACCTCTCGGCCTTCAACGGGTCCATGGGTGACGGCCCTGCATACGTTGAAAAGATGGCCACCACCTACGTCGAACACATCCAGGCGCTCTACGACCTAGGAGCACGTATGGTGGGGATCCTCGACGTGCCACCGGTCGGGTGCACGCCGGGAATAAGAGCCAACATGTCCAACGGGGAGTGCAACGAGGGTGCAAACTCTCTAGCGAAAGGGTTCAATAACCTCCTCAGGGTCTACCTTGCCAAAGCCGCCACGACCAACATGAAGGGCCTCAAATACTCCATCGCCAGCAACTACAACATCCTCAGTGACATGATCGCAAACCCGTTCATCGCTG GGTTCAAGGAGGTGCAAAAGGCGTGCTGCGGGGGCGGGAGGTTCAGGGCGGAGAGGATGTGCAGCCACGCCGACACGACGGCGTGCACCGACAACCACGACGACTACTTATTCTGGGACATGCTCCACGGCACACAGGCCACCTACGAGCGCGGCGTTGTGGCCTTCTTCTACGGCGACGCTCCCAAGTATGCCGAGCCCATCAACTTCAGCACCTTGGTCAAGAAGAAAACATCACTGGTTGCACCCAAGATTCAGATGGTCGCAGACGAGTGA